A single genomic interval of Shinella zoogloeoides harbors:
- a CDS encoding ROK family protein, with the protein MARPDTILALDIGGTKMLAALVRGDTVVEAHTMATPRNGDPEAWLTALFSAIAGWKGRYDTAGIAVSGIIDEGCWSPLNRRTLDIPDRFPLVATVARLAGIDRVFAANDAQAAAWGEYAFGAGQGHDLVFLTVSTGIGGGIVVGGRLLGGLAGHFGQFRSLGEEGRTLEDRVSGNWIAAEAAPYLPGATARDVFEAAAGGEGWAATIVNASARETALLCGNIQLALDPARIVIGGGIGLAPGYLESVRQALAGLPPRLTPQLHPAALAEKAGVVGIADLARRQN; encoded by the coding sequence GTGGCCCGCCCCGACACCATTCTCGCCCTCGACATCGGCGGCACCAAGATGCTCGCCGCGCTCGTGCGCGGGGATACGGTGGTCGAGGCGCACACCATGGCAACCCCGCGCAACGGCGATCCGGAAGCCTGGCTTACCGCCCTCTTTTCCGCCATCGCCGGCTGGAAGGGGCGATACGATACGGCAGGCATCGCCGTCAGCGGCATCATCGACGAAGGCTGCTGGTCGCCGCTCAACCGCCGGACCCTCGATATTCCGGACCGCTTTCCGCTCGTGGCGACGGTCGCACGGCTTGCCGGCATCGACCGGGTGTTTGCCGCCAACGATGCGCAGGCAGCCGCCTGGGGCGAATATGCCTTCGGGGCAGGCCAGGGCCATGACCTCGTCTTTCTCACGGTCTCCACTGGCATCGGCGGCGGCATCGTCGTTGGCGGCCGCCTGCTCGGCGGCCTTGCCGGCCATTTCGGCCAGTTCCGCAGCCTTGGCGAAGAGGGCCGCACGCTTGAGGACAGGGTCTCCGGTAACTGGATCGCCGCCGAGGCCGCGCCCTACCTGCCGGGCGCCACCGCCCGCGACGTCTTCGAAGCGGCCGCCGGCGGCGAAGGTTGGGCTGCAACCATCGTCAACGCCTCGGCGCGCGAGACCGCGCTGCTCTGCGGCAATATCCAGCTTGCGCTCGATCCCGCCCGCATCGTCATCGGCGGCGGCATCGGCCTTGCGCCCGGCTATCTCGAATCCGTCCGTCAGGCCCTCGCCGGCCTGCCGCCACGGCTCACCCCGCAGCTTCATCCCGCCGCGCTCGCCGAGAAGGCCGGAGTGGTGGGGATCGCGGATCTAGCAAGACGTCAGAATTAA
- a CDS encoding N-acetylmannosamine-6-phosphate 2-epimerase has translation MPLDFKTLDKGLIVSCQPVKGGAMDRAEMVVGFALAALDGGAAALRIESADYVAAVRAATDRPIIGLVKRDLADSPVRITPWIEDIDALARAGADIIAYDATQRLRPAPTRALVERIHAHGRIAMADCSILTDAEQALSEGADVVGSTLAGYTGPVEPTEPDLDLVAAMRRLTPHVVAEGNIRTPAQAQQALIAGASMVVVGSAITRPEYVTSWFRSALDTAIAGRGA, from the coding sequence GTGCCGCTCGACTTCAAAACGCTCGACAAGGGTCTCATCGTATCCTGCCAGCCCGTGAAGGGCGGCGCCATGGACCGGGCCGAGATGGTCGTCGGTTTCGCGCTTGCAGCGCTCGATGGAGGTGCCGCCGCGCTCCGCATCGAATCGGCGGACTACGTCGCGGCCGTGCGCGCGGCGACCGACAGGCCGATCATCGGCCTCGTCAAGCGTGACCTTGCCGACAGCCCCGTGCGCATCACCCCCTGGATCGAGGATATCGACGCGCTGGCGCGGGCCGGAGCGGACATCATCGCCTATGACGCCACGCAGCGCCTGCGCCCCGCACCGACCCGCGCGCTCGTCGAGCGCATCCACGCCCATGGCCGCATCGCCATGGCCGACTGCTCCATCCTCACGGACGCCGAACAGGCATTATCGGAAGGGGCGGACGTCGTCGGCTCCACATTGGCGGGCTATACCGGCCCGGTCGAGCCGACCGAACCCGATCTCGACCTCGTCGCCGCCATGCGCCGCCTCACGCCGCATGTCGTGGCCGAGGGCAACATCCGCACGCCCGCGCAGGCCCAGCAGGCCCTGATCGCCGGAGCCTCCATGGTCGTTGTCGGCTCGGCCATCACCCGGCCGGAATATGTCACGTCCTGGTTCCGCTCGGCGCTCGACACCGCCATCGCCGGCCGGGGAGCCTGA
- a CDS encoding GntR family transcriptional regulator, producing MTDRPILDFLAGELAAASPEPLYRRLENALKQALASARIKRGAVIPSERVLSEALGLSRVTVRKAIDGLVSDGFLDRRQGAKTVVSSRLEKSLSTMTSFSEDMRSRGLSPGCIWISREISRPSPAEMMALGISGSERVVRLNRLRTADGVPIAIEMATLPARFVPEPQAIGDSLYEYLETTGALPVRALQRMQAKPGNEEERRLLAAPDDASLLIMERRCFLADGQIVEFTQTKYRGDVYDFVIELMR from the coding sequence ATGACCGATCGACCGATCCTCGACTTCCTCGCCGGCGAGCTTGCCGCCGCCAGCCCCGAACCGCTTTACCGGCGGCTGGAAAACGCTTTGAAGCAGGCCCTCGCCTCGGCCCGGATCAAGCGCGGCGCCGTCATCCCCAGCGAGCGGGTGCTGAGCGAGGCGCTCGGCCTTTCCCGCGTCACCGTGCGCAAGGCCATCGACGGTCTCGTCTCGGACGGCTTCCTCGACCGCCGGCAGGGTGCGAAGACGGTTGTCTCCTCCCGGCTGGAAAAGTCGCTTTCCACGATGACCAGCTTTTCCGAGGATATGCGCTCGCGCGGGCTTTCCCCCGGCTGCATCTGGATTTCGCGGGAGATTTCAAGGCCTTCCCCGGCGGAGATGATGGCGCTCGGCATTTCCGGCAGCGAGAGGGTGGTACGGCTCAACCGCCTGCGCACCGCCGACGGCGTGCCGATCGCCATCGAAATGGCGACGCTTCCCGCGCGCTTCGTGCCCGAACCGCAGGCTATCGGGGATTCGCTCTACGAATATCTCGAAACCACCGGCGCGCTGCCGGTGCGCGCGCTCCAGCGCATGCAGGCCAAACCCGGCAACGAGGAGGAGCGCCGCCTGCTCGCCGCGCCGGACGACGCCTCCCTTCTCATCATGGAGCGCCGCTGCTTCCTTGCAGACGGGCAGATCGTCGAGTTCACCCAGACCAAATATCGCGGCGACGTCTACGACTTCGTCATCGAGCTGATGCGATAA